One Cucurbita pepo subsp. pepo cultivar mu-cu-16 chromosome LG07, ASM280686v2, whole genome shotgun sequence genomic region harbors:
- the LOC111798551 gene encoding protease Do-like 10, mitochondrial — translation MLAPTLRSARSFSSSSFSKFLKDSLPLASSLAAEISTRATAFSSCSASHSSLKSATNDHCCNNGESKMNNENPCNGNDIVPSSFRKPLVRNRTTSRRGLRALPPHLNRSKAKRITTDAFSAIELALESVVKVFTVSSSPNYFLPWQNKSQRETMGSGFIISGKKILTNAHVVADHTFVLVRKHGSPTKYRAEVLAVGHECDLAILVVNSEEFWEDTNCLELGDIPILQETVAVVGYPQGGDNISITKGVVSRIELTQYVHGASQLMAIQIDAAINPGNSGGPAIMGNKVAGVAFQNLSGAENIGYIIPVPVIRHFIAGVEESGKYVGFCSLGLSCQITENVQLRNHFKMGPEMTGVLVNKINPLSDAYNILKKDDIILAFDGEPIANDGTVSFRNRERITFDHLVSMKKANEKSVIKILRDGQVCELSITLRPLQPLVPVHQFDKLPSYYIFAGLVFIPLIQPYLHEYGEDWYNTSPRRLCERALRELPKKPGEQLVILSQVLMDDINAGYERLAELQVKKVNGVEVENLKHLCQLVDNSEDSVRFDLDDDRVIVLNYEMAKVGTSRILKRHRIPSAMSHDLMNDVSISDSQLTSSL, via the exons ATGCTCGCTCCAACTCTCCGTTCAGCTCGTAGcttctcctcttcctctttctccAAATTCCTCAAAGATTCTTTACCATTAGCCTCCTCTCTTGCTGCTGAAATCAGCACCAGAGCTACTGCGTTCTCCTCATGTTCTGCATCTCATTCCTCCTTAAAATCCGCCACAAACGATCATTGTTGCAACAATGGCGAGAGTAAGATGAATAATGAAAATCCTTGTAATGGAAACGACATTGTTCCGTCCTCGTTTCGTAAGCCATTGGTGAGAAATCGTACGACATCGAGGCGAGGCCTGCGTGCTCTACCGCCTCATTTGAATAGGAGTAAGGCGAAGAGGATTACGACTGATGCATTCTCTGCGATTGAACTGGCGTTGGAATCTGTTGTCAAGGTTTTCACTGTTTCCTCCAGCCCCAACTACTTTCTTCCATGGCAGAACAAGTCCCAGCGGGAAACTATGGGTTCCG gatTCATCATCTCTGGAAAAAAGATTCTCACAAACGCTCATGTTGTTGCTGATCATACCTTCGTTCTTGTAAGAAAGCATGGCTCACCAACGAAGTATAGGGCAGAAGTTTTAGCTGTTGGTCATGAATGCGACTTGGCTATTCTGGTTGTCAATAGTGAAGAATTCTGGGAAGACACCAACTGTTTGGAGTTGGGGGATATTCCTATCTTACAAGAAACCGTGGCTGTTGTTGGCTATCCTCAGG GTGGGGATAACATCTCTATAACTAAAGGTGTTGTTTCTAGGATTGAACTTACACAATATGTACATGGTGCATCCCAACTGATGGCTATTCAAATAGATGCCGCTATAAATCCAGGAAATAGTGGTGGGCCAGCAATTATGGGCAATAAAGTTGCTGGAGTAGCTTTCCAAAACCTTTCTGGTGCAGAAAATATTGG GTACATAATTCCTGTCCCTGTGATAAGACATTTTATAGCTGGTGTAGAAGAGAGTGGAAAGTATGTTGGATTCTGTTCTCTTGGTTTGTCCTGCCAGATTACTGAAAATGTTCAACTTCGAAACCACTTCAAGATGGGCCCTGAAATGACTGGAGTACTTGTGAACAAAATTAATCCCCTTTCAGATGCTTACAATATCCTGAAAAAGGATGATATCATCCTTGCGTTTGACGGTGAGCCTATTGCCAATGATGGAACAG TTTCTTTTCGAAACAGAGAGCGGATAACATTTGACCATTTGGTGTCTATGAAGAAAGCCAATGAAAAATCTGTGATCAAAATTCTGAGGGACGGTCAAGTTTGTGAGCTCAGTATCACCCTCCGACCT TTGCAACCCTTGGTCCCAGTTCATCAGTTTGATAAGCTTCCTAGTTACTACATTTTTGCTGGTCTTGTCTTCATTCCACTTATCCAGCCTTACCTTCATGAGTATGGAGAAGATTGGTATAATACTTCACCTCGTCGCTTGTGTGAGAGGGCACTAAGGGAACTACCAAAGAAGCCTGGTGAACAACTTGTCATTCTTTCACAG GTGTTGATGGATGATATTAATGCAGGGTATGAGCGTCTTGCAGAGTTGCAG GTTAAAAAGGTTAATGGAGTCGAAGTTGAAAATCTGAAACACTTGTGCCAACTCGTGGACAATAGTGAAGACAGTGTAAGGTTTGATTTGGATGATGATAGGGTGATTGTGCTAAACTATGAGATGGCTAAAGTTGGAACTTCAAGGATTCTGAAGCGCCACCGAATACCATCAGCAATGTCTCACGATCTCATGAACGATGTAAGCATCTCCGACTCTCAATTGACCTCCTCATTATGA
- the LOC111798549 gene encoding stromal processing peptidase, chloroplastic-like yields MAVATSSTVSNLTQRRPLLSLRDPGTPNRRVNSVQLPSRSICSNLARFDVESRFVVPLRRYSHDDGTGRYKFRRNKDNARRPHAYKIGERGSGTSETTNCISCFLNQKRRGPSIKRFTPRFIFDKSAFQLSKNERDVKVVKHARIVCGTVGPDEPHAATTDWPDGILEKQDLDASYPEFGRAELEAFLSSELPSHPKLHRGQLKNGLKYLILPNKVPPNRFEAHMEVHVGSIDEEDDEQGIAHMIEHVAFLGSKKREKLLGTGARSNAYTDFHHTVFHIHSPTSTKDTDGDLLPSVLDALNEIAFHPKFLASRVEKERRAILSELQMMNTIEYRVDCQLLQHLHSENKLSRRFPIGLEEQIKKWDADKIRKFHERWYFPANATLYIVGDIDNISKTVNQIEAVFDDTGLEKEAVSTPNPSAFGAMASFLVPKISVGLGGSLSNERSNSVDQYKIIKKERHAIRPPVKHNWSLPGSNVDANPPQIFQHELLQNFSIYMFCKVPVNKVQTFSDLRNVLMKRIFLSALHFRINTRYKSSNPPFTSIELDHSDSGREGCTVTTLTVTAEPKNWQSAIKVAVQEVRRLKEFGVTKGELTRYMDALLKDSEHLAAMIDNVSSVDNLDFIMESDALGHTVMDQRQGHESLVAVAGTVTLEEVNSIGAEVLEFISDYGKPTSPLPAAIVACVPKKAHTDGLGETEFKLTASEIITAIEAGLEEPIEAEPELEVPKELISSSQIAELRMQHKPSFIPSNPETNVTKFHDKETGITQCRLSNGIPVNYKISKSENKSGVMRLIVGGGRAAESPDLQGAVVVGVRTLSEGGRVGSFSREQVELFCVNHLINCSLESTEEFIAMEFRFTLRDNGMRAAFQLLHMVLEHSVWLEDAFDRAKQLYMSYYWSIPKSLERSTAHKLMLAMLNGDERFVEPSPKSLQNLTLQTVKDAVMNQFVGNNMEVSVVGDFSEEEIESCILDYLGTVTAKTPCETAPASVPIVFRPSPSELQFQQVFLKDTDERACAYISGPAPNRWGVTVEGVELLESVSQISRTDESEESDNDIEKGLQRKLRSHPLFFGITMGLLAEIINSRLFTNVRDSLGLTYDVSFELSLFDRLKLGWYVISVTSTPAKVYKAVDACKNVLRGLHGNKISQRELDRAKRTLLMRHEAEIKSNAYWLGLLAHLQASSVPRKDLSCIKDLTSLYEAATIDDVYIAYDQLKVDADSLYTCIGVAGAQAGEESIVPFEEEGSDQDFQGVVPTGRGLSTMTRPTT; encoded by the exons ATGGCCGTTGCAACCTCTTCTACTGTTTCTAATTTGACTCAACGGCGGCCGTTGTTGAGTCTAAGAGACCCAGGTACTCCCAATAGGCGGGTGAACTCGGTGCAGCTCCCTTCCCGCTCTATTTGCTCTAATCTCGCTCGATTCGATGTCGAGTCTCGTTTCGTTGTCCCTTTGAGGAG GTACTCTCATGACGATGGTACTGGTAGATACAAGTTTAGAAGAAACAAGGATAATGCTCGAAGGCCACATGCTTATAAGATTGGGGAACGTGGGAGTGGAACTTCGGAGACTACGAATTGCATCTCTTGCTTTCTTAACCAAAAACGTAGAGGTCCCAGTATTAAAAGATTCACTCCTAGATTCATTTTTGACAAGTCTGCGTTTCAGTTATCCAAGAATGAACGTGATGTTAAAGTT GTGAAGCATGCCCGTATAGTTTGTGGAACTGTAGGTCCAGATGAGCCTCATGCAGCAACTACAGACTGGCCTGATGGTATTCTGGAGAAACAAGATTTGGATGCTTCATATCCTGAGTTTGGAAGAGCAGAGCTAGAGGCATTTCTTAGTTCTGAACTCCCGTCCCATCCAAAGTTGCATAGAGGGCAGTTGAAAAATGGattgaaatatcttattttacCGAATAAAGTTCCCCCTAACAG GTTTGAAGCACACATGGAAGTCCATGTGGGGTCAAtcgatgaagaagatgacgaGCAAGGAATTGCACACATGATTGAGCATGTAGCCTTCCTTGGAAGTAAGAAACGTGAAAAACTTTTGGGTACAGGCGCACGATCTAATGCCTACACTGATTTCCACCATACTGTGTTTCATATCCATTCACCAACTAGCACGAAG GATACTGATGGAGATCTGCTTCCATCTGTTCTCGATGCCTTAAATGAG ATAGCTTTCCACCCAAAGTTCCTTGCTTCACGAGTTGAGAAAGAGAGGCGTGCGATTCTTTCTGAACTACAGATGATGAATACAATAGAATATCGTGTTGATTGTCAG CTGTTACAACATCTGCATTCTGAAAACAAGCTGAGCAGAAGATTCCCAATTGGATTGGAGGAACAGATTAAGAAGTGGGATGCCGATAAAATAAGGAAGTTCCATGAACGATGGTACTTCCCTGCAAATGCAACCTTATACATTGTTGGAGATATTGATAACATCTCAAAGACAGTAAACCAAATTGAG GCTGTCTTTGACGACACTGGCCTAGAAAAGGAAGCTGTTTCTACTCCTAATCCCAGTGCCTTTGGTGCAATGGCTAGCTTTCTTGTTCCCAAGATCTCAGTAGGATTAGGTGGAAGTTTATCAAACGAGAGATCAAATTCAGTAGATCAATACAAGATCATTAAGAAAGAAAGGCATGCAATTCGTCCTCCTGTGAAGCACAATTGGTCACTTCCTGGGAGCAATGTAGATGCAAATCCTCCACAGATATTTCAGCATGAGTTGCTtcaaaatttctcaatttataTGTTTTGCAAG GTTCCAGTAAATAAGGTTCAGACGTTTAGTGACCTGAGAAATGTTCTTATGAAGAGGATATTTCTTTCTGCATTGCATTTCCGTATAAATACAAGATACAAG AGTTCAAATCCGCCATTCACTTCCATTGAATTGGACCATAGTGATTCTGGAAGGGAAGGGTGCACTGTCACCACTCTAACAGTAACAGCTGAACCCAAGAATTGGCAAAGCGCAATCAAAGTTGCTGTTCAAGAG GTACGGAGACTTAAAGAGTTTGGTGTCACCAAGGGTGAACTGACTCGCTATATGGATGCACTTCTAAAAGACAGTGAACACCTAGCAGCAATGATTGATAACGTGTCATCTGTTGATAATTTGGATTTTATAATGGAAAGTGATGCACTTGGACATACGGTTATGGACCAAAGACAAGGTCATGAAAGTTTGGTTGCTGTTGCTGGAACGGTTACTCTTGAAGAG gtgAATTCGATTGGTGCTGAAGTGTTGGAGTTCATCTCTGATTATGGAAAGCCTACCTCACCCCTTCCTGCAGCTATTGTTGCATGTGTTCCGAAGAAAGCACATACTGATGGGTTGGGTGAAACAGAGTTCAAGTTAACTGCAAGTGAGATAATTACTGCTATTGAGGCAGGATTGGAGGAACCTATTGAAGCTGAGCCAGAA CTTGAGGTGCCAAAAGAGTTGATATCATCATCACAGATAGCTGAGTTAAGGATGCAACACAAGCCATCGTTTATTCCTTCAAACCCAGAGACTAATGTCACCAAGTTTCATGATAAGGAAACAGGGATCACTCAGTGTCGTCTGTCAAATGGAATTCCTGTGAATTATAAG ATTTCCAAAAGTGAAAACAAGTCAGGCGTGATGCGGCTTATTGTTGGTGGGGGACGAGCAGCTGAAAGCCCTGACTTACAAGGAGCCGTTGTGGTCGGTGTTCGAACTCTCAGTGAGGGGGGTCGTGTAGGAAGTTTTTCAAGGGAGCAG GTAGAACTTTTTTGTGTTAATCACTTAATAAACTGTTCGCTGGAGTCAACCGAAGAGTTCATTGCTATGGAATTTCGTTTCACCTTGAGAGACAATGGCATGCGTGCAGCTTTCCAACTACTCCACATGGTTCTTGAG CATAGCGTCTGGCTGGAGGATGCTTTTGATAGAGCAAAGCAGTTATATATGTCATATTACTGGTCTATTCCTAAAAGCCTGGAACGATCTACTGCTCACAAACTCATGTTAGCTATGCTGAATGGAGACGAGCGGTTTGTTGAGCCTTCCCCAAAATCATTGCAGAATTTAACATTGCAAACCGTGAAGGATGCAGTGATGAATCAATTTGTAGGCAATAACATGGAG GTAAGTGTTGTTGGGGACTTTTCAGAGGAAGAAATTGAGTCTTGTATTCTAGATTATCTTGGTACAGTCACAGCAAAAACACCTTGTGAGACAGCACCTGCCTCTGTTCCCATTGTGTTTCGACCATCTCCATCTGAGTTACAATTTCAGCAG GTATTTTTAAAGGATACAGATGAAAGAGCATGCGCTTATATTTCAGGTCCTGCGCCCAACCGTTGGGGCGTTACAGTTGAGGGTGTAGAGTTGTTAGAATCAGTTAGTCAGATTTCAAGAACAGACG AGAGTGAGGAATCTGATAATGATATTGAGAAGGGTTTGCAGAGAAAACTTCGTAGTCATCCACTCTTTTTTGGGATTACAATGGGGCTTTTGGCTGAGATTATAAATTCCAGGCTTTTCACAAATGTCCGGGATTCTCTTGGATTGACATATGACGTATCCTTCGAATTGAGCCTGTTCGATAGGCTTAAGCTCGGATGGTATGTTATATCTGTAACATCAACTCCAGCCAAG GTGTACAAAGCTGTTGATGCATGCAAAAACGTTCTGAGAGGTTTACATGGCAACAAAATTAGCCAAAGAGAATTGGACAGG GCAAAACGTACTCTTCTTATGAGACATGAAGCTGAAATAAAGTCGAATGCTTATTGGCTTGGCCTATTGGCTCATCTGCAAGCATCTTCTGTTCCACGGAAG GACCTATCATGCATCAAAGATCTTACGTCGTTGTATGAAGCTGCCACCATTGATGACGTATACATTGCTTATGATCAGTTGAAAGTGGACGCCGATTCTTTGTATACGTGTATTGGTGTAGCTGGAGCTCAAGCTGGGGAAGAAAGTATCG TTCCTTTTGAAGAGGAAGGATCAGATCAAGATTTTCAAGGTGTTGTTCCCACTGGACGCGGCTTATCTACAATGACCAGGCCCACAACATGA